One stretch of Passer domesticus isolate bPasDom1 chromosome 2, bPasDom1.hap1, whole genome shotgun sequence DNA includes these proteins:
- the CFAP300 gene encoding cilia- and flagella-associated protein 300 isoform X3, which yields MVGGTPAAGCLCLGAAGEQAGRAEGWSHCRAHRTPAPVAAGSKVTKIEATVVPCTQISMSFFDRLYSEGIVRETGTIVKCYDDYYDDILISDELRKVLLLEDSDHYDLFTQLDREEFLFCLFKHFCIGGTLCQFEDVVDPYLETTKAFYKDLVSVQKNPETKEIHIISTVFRVSAYDANGLCYPSSKSHQQTFAYLIVDPCKRHVNVLYHCFGGSLFTN from the exons ATGGTGGGGGGAACGCCCGCTGCGGGCTGCCTCTGTCTCGGGGCGGCGGGGGAACAGGCGGGCcgtgctgagggctggagccatTGCCGCGCCCACAGGACGCCCGCTCCGGTGGCGGCGG GTTCCAAAGTGACAAAAATTGAAGCTACAGTGGTACCCTGTACACAGATTTCCATGTCATTTTTTGATCGGCTGTACTCTGAAGGAATTGTTAGAGAAACTGGAACTATTGTGAAATGTTATGATGACTATTATGATGATATTCTTATCTCTGATGAATTAAGGAAG GTCTTGCTTCTGGAGGATTCGGACCATTACGACTTATTCACTCAATTGgatcgtgaggaatttctgttCTGTCTTTTTAAGCATTTTTGCATTGGAGGAACTCTTTGCCAATTTGAAGATGTAGTTGACCCATACTTAGAAACTACAAAAGCTTTTTATAAAGACTTGGTGAG TGTTCAAAAGAACCCTGAAACAAAAGAGATACATATTATTTCTACAGTCTTCAGAGTGTCTGCATAT gATGCTAATGGCCTGTGTTACCCTTCAAGCAAAAGCCACCAACAGACTTTTGCCTACTTGATTGTGGATCCTTGCAAGCGGCATGTGAATGTCCTGTATCACTGTTTTGGTGGAAGCCTATTTACAAACTAG
- the CFAP300 gene encoding cilia- and flagella-associated protein 300 isoform X2, with translation MQGRITAQAFSFDQQFKPYQKDEFLMAFFNDQSVNSSLKLLSDSGQWTTLGSKVTKIEATVVPCTQISMSFFDRLYSEGIVRETGTIVKCYDDYYDDILISDELRKVLLLEDSDHYDLFTQLDREEFLFCLFKHFCIGGTLCQFEDVVDPYLETTKAFYKDLVSVQKNPETKEIHIISTVFRVSAYDANGLCYPSSKSHQQTFAYLIVDPCKRHVNVLYHCFGGSLFTN, from the exons ATGCAAGGCAGGATCACAGCACAAGCGTTCAGTTTTGACCAGCAGTTTAAGCCTTATCAAAAGGATGAGTTTCTTATG GCATTTTTTAATGATCAAAGTGTGAACTCCAGTTTAAAGTTGCTGTCAGATTCAGGACAATGGACCACATTGG GTTCCAAAGTGACAAAAATTGAAGCTACAGTGGTACCCTGTACACAGATTTCCATGTCATTTTTTGATCGGCTGTACTCTGAAGGAATTGTTAGAGAAACTGGAACTATTGTGAAATGTTATGATGACTATTATGATGATATTCTTATCTCTGATGAATTAAGGAAG GTCTTGCTTCTGGAGGATTCGGACCATTACGACTTATTCACTCAATTGgatcgtgaggaatttctgttCTGTCTTTTTAAGCATTTTTGCATTGGAGGAACTCTTTGCCAATTTGAAGATGTAGTTGACCCATACTTAGAAACTACAAAAGCTTTTTATAAAGACTTGGTGAG TGTTCAAAAGAACCCTGAAACAAAAGAGATACATATTATTTCTACAGTCTTCAGAGTGTCTGCATAT gATGCTAATGGCCTGTGTTACCCTTCAAGCAAAAGCCACCAACAGACTTTTGCCTACTTGATTGTGGATCCTTGCAAGCGGCATGTGAATGTCCTGTATCACTGTTTTGGTGGAAGCCTATTTACAAACTAG
- the CFAP300 gene encoding cilia- and flagella-associated protein 300 isoform X1, with product MSAEGGRDAARVVFRALPQKPFSCLQDRDIADRLLKWSMQGRITAQAFSFDQQFKPYQKDEFLMAFFNDQSVNSSLKLLSDSGQWTTLGSKVTKIEATVVPCTQISMSFFDRLYSEGIVRETGTIVKCYDDYYDDILISDELRKVLLLEDSDHYDLFTQLDREEFLFCLFKHFCIGGTLCQFEDVVDPYLETTKAFYKDLVSVQKNPETKEIHIISTVFRVSAYDANGLCYPSSKSHQQTFAYLIVDPCKRHVNVLYHCFGGSLFTN from the exons ATGTCCGCCGAgggcgggcgggacgcggcgcGGGTCGTGTTCCGAGCGCTGCCGCAGAAacccttctcctgcctgcaggacagggacatcGCGGACCGACTCCTCAAATG gtcCATGCAAGGCAGGATCACAGCACAAGCGTTCAGTTTTGACCAGCAGTTTAAGCCTTATCAAAAGGATGAGTTTCTTATG GCATTTTTTAATGATCAAAGTGTGAACTCCAGTTTAAAGTTGCTGTCAGATTCAGGACAATGGACCACATTGG GTTCCAAAGTGACAAAAATTGAAGCTACAGTGGTACCCTGTACACAGATTTCCATGTCATTTTTTGATCGGCTGTACTCTGAAGGAATTGTTAGAGAAACTGGAACTATTGTGAAATGTTATGATGACTATTATGATGATATTCTTATCTCTGATGAATTAAGGAAG GTCTTGCTTCTGGAGGATTCGGACCATTACGACTTATTCACTCAATTGgatcgtgaggaatttctgttCTGTCTTTTTAAGCATTTTTGCATTGGAGGAACTCTTTGCCAATTTGAAGATGTAGTTGACCCATACTTAGAAACTACAAAAGCTTTTTATAAAGACTTGGTGAG TGTTCAAAAGAACCCTGAAACAAAAGAGATACATATTATTTCTACAGTCTTCAGAGTGTCTGCATAT gATGCTAATGGCCTGTGTTACCCTTCAAGCAAAAGCCACCAACAGACTTTTGCCTACTTGATTGTGGATCCTTGCAAGCGGCATGTGAATGTCCTGTATCACTGTTTTGGTGGAAGCCTATTTACAAACTAG